Below is a window of Syntrophorhabdaceae bacterium DNA.
GCAAGGATAAGGCAGGATATTGTGAGACATGGCATGGCGGCGTTATATCTATTCGCACATCACATTCACCTGGGCTTTAAAATGTTTCTTTCCGTCGGTATATGTCAGAGTGTTCATCCTTTTTGGTTTTCCTTTAATAAATGTACGGTTGGAACAAAATTCGATCTTTCTGTCAGGTGTAAAGCAGTTGGAGATTTACCCTACGGTTCTATGGATATGACTACCCTGTCGCTGTAATTCCCTGCATAGGCGTTCTGAAAGGCGGTGCCCTGCACGGTGCCGCTTATGGTCAGGGTCTGGATGGTGAACCGGCGGACCGTGCCCGAGGTAGGATTTAAGGAGAGGGTATAAGGTAAGTACTCAGTGGTGACAGCGGTATTCCTCATCCTCGGGGCATCGGTAGCCGTCTCATAGAGGCCGCTGTCATGGGTTATGGCGAATGTCGCCATCGGAGCGCTTCCCCCGCACCAGAATCTGACCGAGGCGCTCACCGTCTTGTCCGAGGGATTCCCCGGGTCGAGGGTGCCGAAGTTCAGAGACGAGGTGCCGGTATTGAACCGGCAGTTGCTCCTCGACACGACCGTTGCCGTCACAGAGAGGGTGCTCGCAGCGTAGCACATGGGTATCGCTGTAAGGATGATGAGTATCGTTGTGAAGATGATGATCGATCTCATGTGTCCTCCCTGTCCTTTGTGAAAGAGGGAGGGGAGAATGGATTCTCCTCCCCTCTTTCTCGCCTATCTCATTACGGCGTTATGTTCAGCGTCACCGTGTCAGAATAGGAACCTGCGCTCTTGCTTACGTAATCAGCATTTAATATTGTTCCGCCTATAGTCACCGTCCTGGGTGATCCCGGTCCCTGGTTTGTGCCGCCATCCGGGGTGAGGGCGAGGGTATAGGGGATCTTATCACTGCTTACGGTATCCAGCATATTCCTTTTGCTGCCATCCCAGTTTGCGCCGTTACCTGCAGAAAGCGTCTGAGTTGTACCTTTTGTGCACCAGAACGTGGTTGTACCGCTTCCGTTGACATCTGAAGACGATGATGGGTCAAGGGCGCCGAAGTTCAACGTGGATGTCCCTGATACGAACTTACAGGTCCCTGTAACGCTTGCCGACACGGTCAACGTGTTGGTGCCGGATGCCATTGCACTGCCTGCCATCGCGAGCATTCCGATTACCATTACCATGCTTAATATCTTTTTCATGTGTGCCTCCTTTCCTGTATCTACTCACAATATATTGGTTAATGGAAAAGGTCACAAGATGTAAAATGAGAATACAGATAATGCGGTTTTACACGGAAATTATTGGAGAAAATGGCGCAGGAAGAAATTCAGACCAAGATTGCTTTTAAGCCTTTTCCGTAGCATCTCCCCTTGCAAGGCCGAAGATCATCAGGGCGGCCAGGGCCATTGCGGCGCCGAAGATGAACGGCGCGCCGGGACTCACGTATCTCCAGAGGAAGCCTGCGGCGAGAGAGGCAGGAAACGCGGCGAGGCCGGTCAAAGTCTGGTAGACACCGTATGTCGTACCGGTAAACTCATCCTTGGCGTGGAGCGAGATGTATGCCTTCCCGATACCCTCCGTGAGGGCCATATAAACCCCGTACATAGGAAAAAGTACCCAGAGGAAAGCGGACCTGTCAACAATGCCCAGCAGGAGATAGATGAGTGCGAAAAGGGCAAAACCCCACAGGAGGATCTTTTTCTGCCCAACCCTGTCGGAGATGATACCGGCCGGATGAGACAAAACAGCATAGACAATATTGAACAAGGCATATGCAAGGATCGTGGTCTCCACCGCAAAGCCCAGGTTATGCGCCCTTAGTATGATGAAGGCATCGGAGCTGTTACCCAGGGCAAAAACAGTACTCGCCAGAAGGAAGACCTTGAAACCTCTGCTAAGCCTTACATCGCGCAGTCTCCACGACGGCCGCGCTGCGGTTCCGGCAGTTCTTTTGACATCCCTTACGAAGACCACAAGGAGCACAACGCCGGCTGCAGCCGGTATGAAGGCAAGATAGAAGATAAAACGAAGGTTGTTTTCAAAAACCTTAAGGAGAAAGAAGGCCATAAGCGGCCCGACTACGGCTCCCAGGGTATCGAGGGCGCGGTGGAAGCCGAAGACCCTTCCCCTGTAACGCTCTTGTGAGGCACCGGCAAGGAGTGCGTCGCGCGCGGAGGTCCTGACACCCTTTCCGAAACGGTCGAGAAATCTTCCACCCATAACTGAGGTCCAGCCGGATGCCGAAGCGATGATGAGCTTCGACAAGGCCGACAGCATATACCCTCCCGTCAT
It encodes the following:
- a CDS encoding MFS transporter, with the protein product MTGGYMLSALSKLIIASASGWTSVMGGRFLDRFGKGVRTSARDALLAGASQERYRGRVFGFHRALDTLGAVVGPLMAFFLLKVFENNLRFIFYLAFIPAAAGVVLLVVFVRDVKRTAGTAARPSWRLRDVRLSRGFKVFLLASTVFALGNSSDAFIILRAHNLGFAVETTILAYALFNIVYAVLSHPAGIISDRVGQKKILLWGFALFALIYLLLGIVDRSAFLWVLFPMYGVYMALTEGIGKAYISLHAKDEFTGTTYGVYQTLTGLAAFPASLAAGFLWRYVSPGAPFIFGAAMALAALMIFGLARGDATEKA
- a CDS encoding spore coat protein U domain-containing protein translates to MRSIIIFTTILIILTAIPMCYAASTLSVTATVVSRSNCRFNTGTSSLNFGTLDPGNPSDKTVSASVRFWCGGSAPMATFAITHDSGLYETATDAPRMRNTAVTTEYLPYTLSLNPTSGTVRRFTIQTLTISGTVQGTAFQNAYAGNYSDRVVISIEP
- a CDS encoding spore coat protein U domain-containing protein; translation: MKKILSMVMVIGMLAMAGSAMASGTNTLTVSASVTGTCKFVSGTSTLNFGALDPSSSSDVNGSGTTTFWCTKGTTQTLSAGNGANWDGSKRNMLDTVSSDKIPYTLALTPDGGTNQGPGSPRTVTIGGTILNADYVSKSAGSYSDTVTLNITP